One genomic segment of Komagataella phaffii GS115 chromosome 4, complete sequence includes these proteins:
- a CDS encoding DNA N-glycosylase and apurinic/apyrimidinic (AP) lyase involved in base excision repair: MVKSEFFTQRTSKRLKLASQMAQSFGSTISDVALDGSRRKPAPAVIQVKKESEPISLEVKSHGNDTKRARVKSEEDTHVKLEETPIPKNFFPIYNEVKLIRSKITTPVDSMGCATIPIRIAEEKSGPLFRYRLLVSLMLSSQTKDEVNYEVMKSMNDYFKSVGYENGLCLQAILDVEPTKLDELIHKIGFHNRKTVYLKSAAVIVKEQFNGDIPKNIKQITALPGVGPKMGYLLLQDAWGINDGIGVDVHVDRLANMWKWVNTKTPEQTRLALEKWVPRELWQEINPVLVGFGQVICTPRGRRCDVCSLASKKLCNNIDRGIISKSRREKESAALRGVAVKERKIRGDISQILDIEDLA; this comes from the coding sequence ATGGTGAAGAGTGAATTTTTCACTCAAAGGACTAGTAAGAGGCTCAAGCTAGCCTCCCAGATGGCCCAGAGTTTTGGTTCGACCATTTCTGATGTTGCTTTGGATGGATCTAGAAGGAAACCGGCTCCAGCAGTGATCCAAGTAAAGAAAGAATCGGAACCTATTAGTTTAGAGGTGAAAAGCCACGGAAACGATACGAAAAGGGCACGTGTCAAGAGTGAAGAAGACACACATGTAAAGCTGGAAGAGACTCCAATACCGAAGAACTTTTTTCCCATTTATAATGAAGTTAAGTTGATCCGATCTAAGATTACCACTCCCGTTGATTCGATGGGATGTGCCACAATACCAATACGAATCgctgaagaaaaatccGGCCCCCTATTTAGATACCGCTTACTGGTATCTCTTATGCTCTCTTCGCAAACTAAAGATGAAGTCAACTATGAAGTCATGAAGAGTATGAACGACTATTTCAAGAGTGTGGGGTACGAAAACGGATTGTGTTTGCAGGCGATTCTAGATGTGGAGCCTACCAAGCTGGACGAATTGATACATAAAATAGGATTCCATAACAGGAAAACAGTTTACCTCAAGAGTGCTGCGGTGATAGTCAAAGAGCAATTCAACGGAGATATCCCAAAGAACATAAAACAGATCACTGCACTTCCAGGTGTAGGTCCCAAAATGGGATATCTTTTGCTACAAGACGCCTGGGGAATCAACGATGGAATAGGCGTAGACGTTCATGTCGATCGGTTAGCAAACATGTGGAAATGGGTGAATACGAAGACTCCAGAGCAGACTAGACTTGCCTTGGAGAAGTGGGTACCCAGAGAGTTATGGCAGGAGATCAATCCGGTGCTGGTAGGATTTGGTCAAGTCATCTGCACCCCAAGGGGTCGAAGATGCGATGTTTGTTCTCTTGCCTCCAAGAAGCTCTGCAACAATATTGATAGAGGCATCATCAGTAAAAGTCGTCGTGAGAAGGAATCCGCAGCATTGAGGGGCGTCGCCGTTAAAGAGAGGAAAATTAGAGGAGATATCTCCCAGATACTAGACATTGAAGATCTCGCATAA